In one Clostridia bacterium genomic region, the following are encoded:
- the grpE gene encoding nucleotide exchange factor GrpE encodes MADRNGKSNGETNRLDADNVPGTTDDQTNEKAAGEPGATENPAQLPTAGIADLETELERLRSERVMYLDRLARLQAEFDNYRKRTAREQQEFRDYALTEALKQFLPILDSLDRALKTENADAADFRAGIELIDRQFHDVLSKLGVEPIAATGSDFDPTLHQAVQMVDTAEAKNNQVIDELQRGYKLRNRLLRPAMVRVASNPDNK; translated from the coding sequence ATGGCAGACAGGAACGGAAAGAGCAACGGAGAGACGAACCGTCTCGACGCGGATAACGTGCCGGGAACGACAGACGACCAGACAAACGAAAAGGCAGCGGGCGAACCAGGGGCGACCGAAAACCCGGCGCAACTCCCCACTGCGGGCATCGCCGATCTGGAGACCGAACTGGAACGCTTGCGCTCCGAACGGGTCATGTACCTGGACCGGCTGGCGCGGCTGCAAGCGGAATTCGATAACTACCGCAAGCGCACGGCGCGTGAGCAGCAGGAGTTTCGGGACTACGCTTTGACGGAGGCGCTGAAGCAGTTTCTGCCGATCCTGGATAGTTTGGACCGCGCGCTCAAAACCGAAAACGCCGATGCCGCTGATTTCCGGGCGGGTATCGAGCTGATCGACCGGCAATTCCACGACGTGCTTTCCAAGCTCGGCGTGGAGCCGATTGCGGCGACAGGTTCGGATTTTGATCCCACCCTTCACCAGGCGGTCCAGATGGTTGACACTGCCGAAGCGAAGAACAACCAGGTGATCGACGAACTGCAACGCGGCTACAAGCTGCGCAATCGGCTGCTTCGCCCTGCGATGGTTCGCGTGGCGAGCAATCCAGATAACAAGTAG
- the hrcA gene encoding heat-inducible transcriptional repressor HrcA produces the protein MSVTQHIGRREEEILTAIVETYISTGEPVGSRTLARINPEGLSAATIRNVMADLADSGLLEQPHTSAGRVPSMSGYRYYVEKLSGNAQLTDEDEQSIQKFFQGTTDVQDFMERTSHVLSLVSRGVGVAMAGSGPRNALDHVHFQRLAEQKVLAVVVTKGGVVRDRVLRPEADLSQGDLDLASRYINDNFRGWTMEAVQVELARCIEEERSEYDRLMRSIQDLCRKGALGTGQSLHDVYVEGAANLLTSDQDQQRLREMLETLEEKQRIVHLLSAYLDSRQEAVRVVIGLEEAMPNLGNFVLIGAPARVGGEVFGSLAVIGPARMDYQHTITAVSYIARLFDKVLNDSES, from the coding sequence ATGTCAGTTACGCAACATATCGGTCGTCGTGAGGAAGAAATTCTTACGGCCATCGTTGAGACATATATCTCGACGGGCGAACCCGTGGGTTCGCGTACGCTGGCGCGCATCAATCCTGAGGGGTTGAGCGCCGCCACGATTCGGAATGTTATGGCCGACCTAGCGGATTCTGGTTTGCTCGAACAGCCGCACACCTCGGCGGGGCGTGTGCCCAGTATGTCCGGATACCGCTATTACGTTGAGAAGCTTTCCGGAAACGCGCAACTGACGGACGAAGACGAACAATCTATTCAGAAGTTTTTCCAGGGTACGACCGACGTGCAGGACTTCATGGAGCGGACATCGCACGTCCTGTCGCTGGTTTCTCGCGGCGTTGGGGTAGCCATGGCAGGCAGTGGTCCGCGCAACGCGCTCGATCATGTGCACTTTCAGCGGTTGGCCGAACAGAAGGTGCTGGCGGTCGTAGTTACCAAAGGCGGCGTGGTGCGCGACCGGGTATTGCGTCCGGAGGCAGACCTGTCGCAAGGCGACCTGGATTTGGCCAGCCGATACATCAATGACAACTTCCGAGGCTGGACCATGGAAGCGGTGCAGGTTGAGTTGGCTCGGTGTATTGAAGAAGAGCGCAGCGAATACGACCGCCTGATGAGATCGATTCAAGACCTGTGTCGCAAGGGCGCGCTGGGGACTGGCCAGTCTCTGCACGATGTGTACGTGGAAGGCGCCGCTAATCTTTTGACGAGCGATCAGGACCAGCAACGCTTGCGCGAAATGCTTGAGACACTGGAAGAGAAGCAGAGGATTGTGCATCTGCTCTCGGCTTACCTGGACTCCCGGCAGGAAGCGGTGCGCGTCGTAATCGGTTTGGAAGAAGCTATGCCAAACCTGGGCAACTTCGTCCTGATCGGCGCTCCTGCGCGGGTGGGTGGCGAGGTCTTTGGCTCGCTCGCAGTGATCGGGCCGGCACGCATGGATTATCAGCACACGATCACGGCCGTGTCGTACATTGCGCGGCTATTCGATAAAGTCCTTAACGATTCGGAATCGTAG
- a CDS encoding Mrp/NBP35 family ATP-binding protein encodes MSSHPHPPHGHEPQGPQALPGVDSIIAVGSGKGGVGKTTLAVNLALSLARLGHKVGLLDADIYGPNVPLMLGATEPPQIAGENRIIPAERYGIRMISVGLLNPGDKPLVWRGPMLHSIIKQFLGQVEWGELDYLVIDLPPGTGDVAISLIQTVPLTGAIVVTTPSDVSLQDARKAIEMFRQVKVDVIGIVENMSYFVCPHCSHEVDIFSKGGGERTAEQFKVPFLGAIALDASIRQGGDAGHPVTLEGEQSEHAKSLFAFSRKVAERVKEIQSTPGENVIEIT; translated from the coding sequence GTGAGTTCGCATCCACATCCTCCTCATGGTCATGAGCCGCAGGGCCCGCAAGCATTGCCGGGCGTAGATTCCATCATCGCCGTAGGTTCGGGTAAGGGCGGCGTTGGCAAAACGACGCTTGCCGTGAACCTAGCGCTCTCGCTGGCTCGGCTAGGCCACAAAGTGGGCCTGCTCGACGCAGATATCTATGGCCCGAACGTGCCGCTGATGCTGGGCGCGACGGAGCCGCCACAGATTGCGGGGGAAAACCGCATCATTCCCGCGGAGCGCTACGGGATACGCATGATCTCGGTCGGCCTGCTGAACCCGGGCGACAAGCCGCTGGTATGGCGCGGGCCGATGTTGCACTCCATCATCAAGCAGTTCCTCGGACAGGTTGAATGGGGCGAACTGGACTACCTGGTTATCGATCTGCCGCCGGGCACTGGCGATGTTGCCATCTCGCTGATCCAGACGGTTCCGCTGACGGGCGCCATCGTGGTCACGACGCCTTCCGACGTTTCGCTGCAAGACGCGCGCAAGGCAATCGAGATGTTCCGCCAAGTGAAGGTCGATGTCATAGGCATAGTCGAGAACATGAGTTACTTCGTGTGTCCGCATTGCAGCCATGAAGTCGATATCTTCTCGAAAGGTGGCGGGGAGCGAACGGCCGAGCAGTTCAAAGTTCCGTTCCTGGGCGCGATCGCGCTCGATGCGAGCATCCGCCAGGGCGGCGATGCCGGACATCCGGTGACGCTGGAAGGCGAGCAGTCGGAGCACGCCAAATCGCTGTTCGCGTTTTCGCGGAAAGTCGCAGAGCGAGTAAAAGAAATTCAGTCCACGCCGGGCGAAAACGTTATTGAGATCACGTAA
- a CDS encoding radical SAM protein → MFSRVSVVAMTLDAPRTSEANLVLETDLSVTTLSPSAKRSDLKIIQPETTFTGGPILKIKKGLPKETQSLCPECSKVIAAREFEENGKVMMDKTCPEHGYFKDCVYSDVALYLKMEEWEFGDSRGLENPAINKGADSVCPDDCGLCSLHTSHSALANVDLTNRCNLTCPVCFANANAAGYLYEPDMDGVRVMLQALRDERPVAGRVVQFSGGEPTIHPNFVEICAMAREMGFSHIQAATNGLMIGASLEFTQRCKAAGLATLYLQFDGVTDDVYRKTRGEPLFEKKMACIENCRKAGIKIVFVPTIVKGVNDHELGAILKVAIDNVDTVSGISFQPVAFTGRIARKELEEKRFTLPDMAFALSEQTGMFDKYNDWFPLSAVTPFSKLMAAIRGAGVPTISCHPHCSLGTYMFVDEKSGKAVPVTQFVDMPGMLQDIEKLAQSAEKSFFKSKYYHGAKAFLQLNKHFKQEFAPPGLTFQKFLDTLQGMTDKKLGRDGMDGTFTYRTLLVAGMHFMDHHNYDVERVKRCVIQYAAPNGKLYPFCTYNSGPTYREKIEKEFSMPFEQQLKRFGFAPAASKSHAHGAHSCECSSGTCCGGKKDA, encoded by the coding sequence ACGCTCGGACTTGAAGATCATCCAACCGGAGACGACGTTTACCGGCGGCCCGATCTTGAAAATCAAGAAGGGCCTTCCGAAAGAAACGCAGTCGCTATGTCCCGAGTGCAGCAAAGTTATCGCCGCCCGTGAGTTCGAAGAAAACGGCAAGGTGATGATGGACAAGACGTGCCCGGAACACGGCTACTTCAAGGATTGCGTGTACAGCGATGTCGCTCTCTACCTCAAGATGGAAGAGTGGGAATTCGGCGATTCTCGCGGCCTGGAAAATCCGGCAATCAACAAAGGAGCGGACTCGGTTTGCCCGGACGATTGCGGCCTCTGCTCGCTGCACACTTCGCACTCGGCACTGGCGAATGTTGACCTGACGAACCGCTGCAACCTTACCTGCCCGGTCTGCTTTGCCAACGCCAACGCCGCCGGATATCTCTACGAACCCGATATGGACGGCGTGCGCGTCATGCTGCAGGCGCTGCGCGATGAGCGTCCGGTTGCAGGACGAGTCGTGCAGTTCTCGGGCGGCGAGCCGACGATTCATCCCAACTTTGTCGAGATCTGCGCCATGGCCCGCGAGATGGGCTTCAGCCACATACAGGCTGCGACGAACGGACTCATGATCGGCGCAAGCCTTGAGTTTACGCAGCGCTGCAAGGCTGCTGGCCTGGCGACGCTCTATCTTCAGTTCGACGGCGTAACAGACGATGTTTATCGCAAGACGCGCGGCGAGCCGCTCTTCGAGAAGAAGATGGCGTGCATCGAGAATTGCCGCAAGGCGGGAATCAAAATCGTATTTGTCCCGACGATCGTGAAGGGTGTCAACGATCACGAGCTCGGCGCGATCCTGAAAGTCGCGATCGACAATGTTGACACGGTGAGTGGCATCAGCTTCCAACCGGTGGCCTTCACGGGGCGCATCGCACGCAAAGAACTGGAAGAGAAACGTTTTACGCTGCCTGACATGGCTTTCGCGCTGAGCGAGCAGACCGGCATGTTCGACAAGTACAACGACTGGTTCCCGCTTTCGGCAGTTACGCCGTTCTCCAAGTTGATGGCTGCGATCCGCGGCGCCGGTGTGCCGACTATCTCCTGCCATCCACATTGCTCGCTTGGAACCTATATGTTCGTGGACGAGAAGTCTGGCAAGGCCGTGCCGGTGACGCAGTTCGTCGATATGCCGGGCATGTTGCAGGACATCGAGAAGCTGGCACAGAGCGCCGAAAAGTCATTCTTCAAGTCGAAGTACTATCACGGCGCTAAGGCGTTCCTGCAGTTGAACAAGCATTTCAAGCAGGAATTCGCGCCCCCGGGCCTGACCTTCCAGAAGTTCCTGGACACTCTGCAGGGGATGACGGACAAGAAACTTGGCCGGGACGGCATGGACGGCACGTTCACGTATCGCACTTTGCTGGTGGCGGGCATGCACTTTATGGATCACCACAACTACGACGTGGAGCGCGTAAAGCGCTGCGTCATCCAATACGCCGCGCCGAACGGTAAGCTGTATCCCTTCTGCACCTACAACTCCGGCCCGACCTATCGCGAGAAGATCGAGAAGGAATTCTCGATGCCATTCGAGCAGCAGCTGAAACGTTTCGGATTCGCTCCAGCGGCAAGCAAATCGCACGCGCATGGCGCGCACTCCTGCGAATGCTCGAGCGGCACTTGCTGCGGAGGCAAGAAGGACGCGTAA